In Panacibacter ginsenosidivorans, the following proteins share a genomic window:
- a CDS encoding zinc-binding dehydrogenase, which yields MDHLSAGNSAVSKLIIQFARNRGIKTIPIVRDLQQKEELLRLGANLVLKADNQAIAEQVQELAKTVRIAGFLDAVGGGLTSTVINTISPNSKIIHYGLYSEQPVMYHSSAVIFKNLTIKGFGIDGWLNGKLKTELKNIWADIIREIMNKDFKMEVSGKYPLIEFKRAIPESRKAENGKILFWME from the coding sequence ATGGATCATCTTTCTGCAGGAAATTCAGCAGTAAGCAAATTAATCATACAATTCGCGAGAAATAGAGGCATAAAAACCATTCCTATTGTACGCGATCTTCAACAAAAAGAGGAATTATTACGCCTTGGTGCAAATTTGGTTTTGAAAGCGGATAATCAGGCAATAGCAGAACAAGTTCAGGAACTGGCAAAAACTGTAAGAATAGCGGGATTTTTGGATGCTGTTGGTGGAGGCCTGACTTCAACGGTAATTAATACTATTTCACCCAACAGTAAAATCATCCATTATGGTCTTTATAGCGAGCAACCCGTAATGTATCACAGTTCAGCTGTTATCTTTAAGAACCTGACCATAAAAGGGTTTGGGATTGACGGATGGTTGAATGGTAAACTAAAAACAGAATTAAAAAATATCTGGGCGGATATCATCCGGGAAATCATGAATAAGGACTTTAAAATGGAAGTTTCGGGGAAATATCCATTGATCGAATTTAAAAGGGCAATCCCGGAAAGCAGAAAAGCTGAAAATGGAAAAATACTTTTCTGGATGGAATAA
- a CDS encoding cupin domain-containing protein encodes MQEITFPAGQTAPKHLHPCPVVGYIKSGSVLFQIEGQEAVILNEGDSFYEPRNTNILHFDNASKDQPMAFIAFYLKEDKEANVQII; translated from the coding sequence ATACAGGAAATCACTTTTCCGGCGGGACAAACAGCCCCAAAACATTTACATCCCTGCCCGGTTGTTGGTTATATTAAATCAGGAAGTGTTCTTTTTCAGATAGAAGGGCAGGAAGCCGTAATTCTTAATGAAGGTGACTCATTCTATGAACCCAGGAACACAAACATTTTACATTTTGACAATGCTTCAAAAGATCAACCAATGGCTTTTATTGCTTTTTATTTAAAAGAAGATAAAGAAGCAAATGTGCAAATTATATAA
- a CDS encoding error-prone DNA polymerase, producing MQYTELQVTSNFSFLRGASHPQELVAQAAAFGYDSIAITDRNTVAGMVRAHVAAKEKGIRLIPGVHLVLLDGSDLLAYPTDLAAWSQLTNLLTIGNRRAEKGDCHLKKVDVFQHAKGVKFIVLPPNKLNDDFAFDVSFEKELREYCDAFGKELYIAATRHYLGDDGKWLYQVAELSAKYAVPMVATNAVHYHLPARRQLQDVVTCVREKCTIYTAGYKLHPNAERHLKPEPEMLRLFRQYPDAIRRTQEIAEACTFSLDELQYEYPEEITTEGHIPQEELTHLAWKGAQERYPGGIPEKIVANIHHELFFIEQMHYASYFLTVYDIVRFARSREILCQGRGSAANSTVCYLLGITSVDPTKFDLLFERFVSAARNEPPDIDVDFEHERREEVMQYVFAKYGRDRAAIVATVTQQHQKGALRDVAKAMGLTVDIIERLSGSVWDFSEEWFDEQKLKEQGVDPADPHLRKTLELTSQFVGAPRQLGQHTGGFVITRGKLSDICPILNARMEDRTCIEWNKDDIDALGLMKVDVLALGMLTCIRKAFVLAKEKYSLDLTLANIPQDDPKVYDMICHADTIGVFQIESRAQQSMLPRLKPRCFYDLVIEVAIVRPGPIQGDMVHPYLRRRNGEEPVEYPSKALEAILGRTLGVPLFQEQAMKIAIVAAGFTATEADKLRKSMATFKAQGLVTQFREKLVKGMLQNGYTQAYAERVFKQLEGFGSYGFPESHAVSFALLVYVSSWLKCYYPDVFACALLNSLPMGFYQPAQIVADARKHGVEVRPVDINHSDWDNTLETSPQYALRLGFRHVKGLRAEDMTTLLTARTKSFTSINQLRDAGVSESALQLLAGGDAFRSLGLDRRQALWEVSTTDKPEALFKGQASPDANVETGIELPTMHESEHVVQDYATTSLSLKAHPISFVRDKLQQLHIRTCADLANMHNGEPVRIAGLVLVKQRPGTAKGVCFMTLEDETGQANVVVFENLFNLYRREIMQARLIMIEGTLQKEGEVIHVITQVCYDFSKLLRRLAVPKEKSNAQSKEIKQEKLFPEGRSFK from the coding sequence ATGCAATACACGGAACTACAGGTTACGAGTAATTTCAGTTTTTTGCGGGGTGCATCGCATCCGCAGGAACTGGTGGCGCAAGCCGCTGCGTTTGGGTATGACAGCATTGCCATTACCGACCGCAATACGGTGGCGGGTATGGTACGGGCGCATGTAGCGGCCAAAGAAAAAGGTATCCGGCTGATCCCCGGTGTGCACCTCGTATTGCTCGATGGCTCTGACCTGCTGGCTTATCCCACCGATCTCGCAGCCTGGTCACAATTGACCAACCTGCTGACAATTGGTAACCGGCGGGCTGAAAAAGGCGATTGTCATTTGAAAAAGGTGGACGTGTTTCAGCATGCAAAAGGTGTAAAATTCATTGTCTTACCTCCGAATAAACTCAATGATGACTTTGCTTTTGATGTTTCGTTTGAAAAGGAGCTGCGCGAATACTGCGATGCTTTTGGAAAGGAACTATATATCGCGGCTACGCGTCATTATCTGGGTGATGATGGTAAATGGCTGTACCAGGTAGCGGAGCTGTCGGCAAAGTATGCTGTACCGATGGTGGCAACAAATGCGGTGCATTACCATCTGCCCGCAAGGCGGCAGTTGCAGGATGTGGTCACCTGTGTCCGCGAAAAATGCACGATCTATACGGCGGGTTACAAACTCCATCCCAACGCGGAAAGACATCTCAAGCCCGAACCGGAAATGCTGCGGCTGTTCCGGCAGTATCCCGATGCGATCCGGCGCACGCAGGAAATTGCGGAAGCCTGTACCTTTTCGCTGGATGAACTGCAATATGAATACCCCGAAGAAATCACTACCGAAGGCCACATCCCGCAGGAGGAGCTGACGCATTTAGCATGGAAAGGCGCACAGGAGCGCTACCCGGGTGGCATACCTGAAAAGATCGTAGCCAACATCCATCATGAACTGTTTTTTATTGAACAGATGCACTACGCATCTTATTTCCTGACGGTTTATGATATTGTGCGTTTTGCCAGGAGCAGGGAGATCCTTTGCCAGGGACGGGGTTCTGCCGCCAATTCTACGGTCTGTTACCTGCTGGGCATTACCTCGGTGGACCCCACCAAATTTGACCTGCTGTTCGAGCGTTTTGTTTCCGCTGCCCGAAACGAGCCACCCGATATTGATGTGGATTTTGAACATGAAAGACGCGAAGAGGTCATGCAATACGTGTTTGCCAAATACGGCCGTGACCGCGCGGCCATCGTGGCGACGGTGACGCAGCAGCACCAGAAAGGCGCCCTTCGCGATGTGGCAAAGGCCATGGGGTTGACCGTGGACATTATTGAACGGCTTTCGGGGAGTGTCTGGGATTTTAGCGAAGAATGGTTTGATGAACAGAAACTAAAAGAGCAGGGTGTTGATCCAGCCGACCCGCACCTGCGCAAGACGCTGGAGCTTACCAGCCAGTTCGTCGGTGCCCCGCGACAGTTGGGGCAGCATACGGGAGGCTTTGTCATTACCCGTGGCAAACTTTCGGATATCTGCCCTATCCTGAATGCCCGGATGGAAGACCGCACCTGTATCGAGTGGAACAAGGATGATATTGATGCGCTCGGACTGATGAAGGTGGATGTGCTGGCACTCGGTATGCTGACCTGTATCCGGAAAGCGTTTGTGCTGGCCAAAGAAAAATACAGTCTTGATCTCACGCTGGCCAATATCCCACAGGATGACCCCAAGGTATATGACATGATCTGCCACGCGGATACTATTGGTGTATTCCAGATCGAAAGCCGCGCGCAGCAGTCGATGCTGCCCCGGCTCAAACCCCGCTGTTTTTATGACCTCGTGATCGAGGTCGCGATTGTACGACCCGGCCCCATCCAGGGCGACATGGTGCACCCTTATCTCCGGCGTCGTAACGGGGAGGAACCGGTGGAATATCCCTCAAAAGCACTCGAAGCGATTTTAGGTCGCACACTGGGCGTGCCGCTTTTCCAGGAACAGGCGATGAAGATCGCTATCGTGGCCGCAGGTTTTACCGCCACCGAAGCCGATAAGCTGCGCAAAAGCATGGCCACTTTTAAAGCACAGGGGTTGGTCACGCAGTTCCGTGAAAAACTGGTCAAAGGGATGCTGCAAAATGGTTATACGCAGGCATACGCGGAACGGGTGTTTAAACAACTCGAAGGTTTTGGAAGCTACGGTTTCCCGGAGAGCCACGCGGTGAGTTTTGCATTGCTGGTCTATGTCTCCTCCTGGCTCAAGTGCTATTACCCGGATGTCTTTGCCTGCGCCCTGCTCAACAGCCTGCCGATGGGATTTTACCAGCCGGCACAGATCGTCGCGGATGCCAGAAAGCACGGCGTGGAAGTCAGACCGGTGGACATTAATCATTCGGACTGGGATAATACACTGGAAACCTCACCCCAATATGCACTCCGTTTAGGTTTCAGGCATGTAAAAGGGCTGCGTGCGGAAGATATGACAACCCTGCTTACCGCCAGAACAAAATCCTTTACCAGCATCAACCAGTTACGCGACGCCGGGGTGAGCGAATCAGCATTACAACTGCTGGCAGGTGGCGATGCCTTCCGTTCACTGGGCCTGGACAGGCGGCAGGCTTTATGGGAAGTTTCCACGACCGACAAACCCGAAGCGCTTTTTAAAGGACAGGCTTCTCCTGATGCCAATGTCGAAACAGGCATCGAACTGCCCACCATGCACGAATCGGAACACGTGGTACAGGACTATGCCACCACTTCCCTTTCCTTAAAAGCCCACCCCATCAGCTTTGTACGCGATAAACTCCAGCAACTGCATATCCGTACCTGCGCCGATCTCGCGAACATGCACAACGGTGAACCCGTGAGGATAGCCGGGCTGGTACTGGTCAAACAAAGACCCGGCACGGCAAAAGGCGTTTGTTTTATGACGCTGGAAGATGAGACCGGGCAAGCCAACGTGGTCGTGTTCGAAAACCTGTTCAACCTCTACCGCAGGGAGATCATGCAGGCAAGGCTGATCATGATCGAAGGTACCTTACAAAAGGAAGGCGAAGTCATTCATGTGATCACACAGGTCTGTTATGACTTTTCCAAACTGCTGCGCAGGTTGGCTGTACCAAAAGAGAAAAGTAACGCACAATCAAAAGAAATCAAACAGGAGAAGTTGTTTCCGGAAGGGAGGAGTTTTAAATAA
- a CDS encoding ImuA family protein translates to MTAARADIIAQLQRDILPLEGYKPVPGGVLEIIGLGAVNAAFPDAQFPLGAVHEFICKGAEEKVAAGGFIAGILAALMQRGGVCVWIGKVRTVFPPALVAFGIAPERVIFVEQAKEKELLWAVEEALKCEGLAAVVSELSDLDFTTSRRLQLAVEKSRVTGFIVRVNPRKLNTTACVTRWKISSLPSEIYGDLPGVGYPRWQVQLQKVRNGRPGNWRIEWQEGRFRHVPALSVVPELLERKAG, encoded by the coding sequence ATGACCGCAGCAAGAGCAGATATTATTGCGCAGTTGCAAAGGGATATTCTTCCGCTGGAGGGATATAAACCCGTTCCCGGCGGCGTGCTTGAAATCATTGGGCTCGGTGCGGTCAATGCAGCTTTCCCGGATGCACAGTTTCCGCTGGGTGCGGTGCATGAGTTTATCTGTAAGGGTGCGGAAGAGAAGGTGGCGGCGGGTGGTTTTATTGCGGGTATCCTGGCGGCATTGATGCAGCGGGGTGGGGTGTGCGTCTGGATCGGTAAAGTGCGTACGGTATTTCCGCCTGCGCTGGTGGCATTTGGGATTGCGCCGGAAAGGGTCATATTTGTTGAGCAGGCCAAAGAAAAAGAGCTGCTGTGGGCAGTGGAAGAGGCATTGAAGTGTGAGGGGTTGGCTGCCGTGGTGAGTGAACTGTCCGATCTGGATTTCACCACTTCAAGGCGATTGCAGCTCGCGGTAGAAAAGAGCCGGGTAACCGGTTTTATTGTGCGTGTCAATCCCCGCAAGTTGAATACCACTGCCTGCGTTACCCGCTGGAAAATTAGCTCTTTACCTTCTGAAATATATGGTGATTTGCCGGGTGTGGGATACCCGCGCTGGCAAGTACAGTTACAAAAAGTCCGCAATGGCCGACCGGGTAACTGGCGGATCGAATGGCAGGAAGGCCGGTTCAGGCATGTCCCTGCATTAAGTGTTGTTCCGGAATTGTTGGAAAGGAAAGCAGGTTAA
- a CDS encoding alcohol dehydrogenase catalytic domain-containing protein — translation MQTLYFEEKGEAEKVLKLGEKEIADLLDNEVRVKVKASPINPADLMFIEKQYRVEPNFPQVAGFEGVGTITGNGGDENFPVDSIVAFRHKNIWAESVNIPKDKIILLPKNASVEKAAQLSLNPLTARALLEELDAKENEWIIFLQEIQQ, via the coding sequence ATGCAAACATTATATTTCGAAGAAAAAGGTGAAGCTGAAAAAGTGCTTAAACTTGGAGAAAAGGAAATCGCAGACTTGCTGGACAATGAAGTTCGGGTTAAAGTAAAGGCAAGTCCGATAAATCCGGCGGATCTGATGTTTATTGAAAAACAGTATCGGGTTGAACCGAATTTTCCACAGGTTGCGGGTTTTGAAGGCGTAGGAACTATAACGGGAAATGGTGGAGATGAAAATTTCCCTGTTGATTCAATTGTTGCTTTCAGGCACAAAAATATTTGGGCAGAATCCGTAAATATTCCAAAAGATAAAATCATCCTCTTACCCAAAAACGCATCTGTTGAAAAAGCTGCTCAGTTATCATTAAATCCATTGACTGCCCGGGCGCTGTTAGAAGAATTGGATGCTAAAGAAAACGAATGGATCATCTTTCTGCAGGAAATTCAGCAGTAA
- a CDS encoding Y-family DNA polymerase has protein sequence MAHRFISIWFRSLRTDWFCRRQPALKVVAFALSVPDHRRKVITAVNTLAEKQGIHPGMVVADAKALYPNLQVLDDQPEMPARVLQALAEWCIRYSPVVAVDVPDGLILDASGCAHLWGGEEKYMDAIKSRLAAFGYQVQVAIADTIGAAWGFARYGNTSFLDLPAQALRLERATVEQLFHLGLHYIRDFCSMPRSALRRRFGELILKRLDQAFGTTKEILQPVVPVEPWQERLPCLEPIVTATGIAIAVQKLLDCLCKRLLEEGKGLRIAVLSAFRIDSKVVKIEIGTNRASHNTAHLFKLFEIKLSSIEPALGIELFVLEAKQVEDVEAPQATLWESSFGLENNAVAELLDRITGKMGMACVKRYLPDAHYWPERSFKPALSLEEKAATTWYMDRPRPLELLPKPEPIEVTAPIPDYPPMSFRYRGVFHKVIKADGPERIEQEWWLQEGQHRDYYVVEDEEGKRYWLFRSGHYDAAKTYGWYLHGFFA, from the coding sequence ATGGCACATCGTTTCATTTCGATATGGTTCCGTTCACTCAGAACGGATTGGTTTTGTCGCCGGCAACCGGCGCTGAAAGTCGTCGCGTTTGCACTGTCGGTGCCGGATCATAGGCGTAAAGTTATCACAGCGGTGAATACACTTGCTGAAAAACAGGGAATCCACCCCGGTATGGTGGTAGCGGATGCGAAAGCGTTGTACCCTAACCTGCAGGTATTGGATGACCAGCCGGAAATGCCCGCGAGGGTATTGCAGGCACTGGCGGAGTGGTGTATCCGCTACTCTCCCGTTGTTGCGGTTGACGTGCCGGATGGTTTGATACTGGACGCGTCGGGTTGTGCGCATTTATGGGGCGGCGAGGAAAAATACATGGACGCCATAAAAAGCCGTCTGGCGGCTTTTGGTTACCAGGTGCAGGTCGCCATCGCAGATACGATTGGTGCGGCATGGGGATTTGCGCGGTATGGTAATACCTCTTTTTTGGACTTGCCGGCGCAGGCTTTACGGTTGGAAAGAGCAACCGTTGAGCAATTGTTTCATTTAGGGTTACATTATATCAGGGATTTCTGCAGCATGCCACGTTCGGCGCTGCGTCGGCGTTTCGGTGAACTTATTTTAAAGCGGCTGGACCAGGCTTTTGGAACAACCAAAGAAATACTGCAACCGGTGGTACCGGTGGAACCCTGGCAGGAACGCCTGCCTTGTTTGGAACCGATTGTTACGGCCACGGGTATAGCAATAGCTGTGCAAAAATTACTGGATTGTTTGTGTAAGCGCTTGCTGGAGGAAGGAAAAGGATTGCGCATAGCGGTGCTGAGCGCTTTTCGTATAGATAGTAAAGTAGTAAAGATAGAGATCGGCACCAACCGTGCGTCGCACAATACTGCGCATCTTTTTAAATTGTTTGAGATAAAGTTATCCTCTATTGAACCAGCGCTGGGTATTGAGCTTTTTGTACTCGAAGCAAAACAGGTCGAGGATGTGGAAGCGCCGCAGGCGACGCTTTGGGAAAGCAGTTTCGGGCTGGAGAATAATGCGGTCGCAGAATTGCTGGACCGGATCACGGGTAAGATGGGTATGGCGTGTGTCAAGCGTTATCTCCCTGACGCACATTACTGGCCGGAACGCTCTTTTAAACCTGCTTTGTCACTGGAAGAAAAGGCAGCGACGACCTGGTACATGGACCGCCCGCGACCGCTGGAACTGTTACCCAAGCCCGAACCCATCGAGGTGACAGCGCCGATACCTGATTATCCGCCGATGTCCTTCCGTTACAGGGGTGTTTTTCATAAAGTAATAAAAGCCGACGGACCCGAACGGATCGAGCAGGAATGGTGGCTGCAGGAAGGGCAGCACCGGGATTATTATGTCGTGGAAGACGAGGAAGGTAAACGGTACTGGCTTTTCCGTTCGGGGCATTATGATGCAGCGAAAACATACGGCTGGTATTTACATGGCTTTTTTGCGTGA